TGGCCCGCGTCCAGGTGGTTGTGGCTGCCGAACCAGTCGCCCGCGTGGAAACTGACCACCGTGGCGTCCTTATCCCAGCCCGAGCGCATGAAAAACAGGTCGTAGGTCCCGGGGTTCAACCTCACCGAGCGCCCGGTCGTCTCCGCCGGCGGTACGGGCGTGACGGCCGGATCGTACCACAGCAGGTAATACCAGACATGCAGCGGCAGCAGTTCCTGGCCGGGTCTGGCGGCGTTCTGCACGATCCAGGCGGCCAGGCCGCTGCGGTACTCGCGGGCGACAATCATGAACAACCGGCTGTTGTCCCAGCCTCCGCCGAGGATAAATTCCGGGATATCGCCGTAGCGCGCCAGGGTCCCGTCGGGATAGACCTGGGCTGCGTAGAAGCGGGTAAACTTGTTCAGCCAGTCGCCTCCCTGCTGCCGCAGCCTGGCGAACGGCCACTCACGCGGCGAGGTGGCGCTCTGCAGCGCGGCCAGCCACATCCCGAGGTTGTTGTAACTTGCCCGGCTGCTGTAGGATAGGCCCTCGTGCCAGCCGCCATCGAACAACTTCACCGCGCCCGAGAGCTTGTTCTCCCAGTAGCGTCCGGCGAATTCCAGCCACGCGACGGCCTCCTCGCTTTCCCCGTACAGGGCCAGGGCCGCCAGATAGACCGAACGCAGGTGGTACCAGGTGTGGTTATTGAACACGTCGTCGTCGGTTTTGAGCTGGTGGATAACTTCCCTGGTCCAGCGCTCCATCCGCTCACGAACCGACTGCCTGTCCTCCGCGCTGAAAGCCGGGTAGCCGTAGAGCCAGTCGTAGGCGATACTGACCACGCTCAGGTTCCACGCCTGGCCGTCGTTATCCTCCAGGGCCAGCATCATGGCCAGCGCGGTGTCTGCAGCGGCGGTCTCGGTAGGATCGATCAGCCAGCGGATAGCGAAAGAGGGCAGGACGTTGGCGGGTTTCCGTCCGCGGGGAACGTCGGAGAAACTGTTGCGCCACATGCGCAGCTTCTCGTATTCCGTGCGCCACGGCTGCTGCCAGACTCGCAGGCGGAGGCTGTCGACACAGTTATAATAAGCCGGGTCCGTGTTGACGAAAATACGGGGGTGGTCCGAGCGGATACCGGCTAAAGAAGGGGTAGCCAGAACGCAAAAGACCAATAGGATTAAAAGGAAATACGATATCTGTTTAGTCATCCCAGCCAAACATTTCAATGTCAGCAGCAAGTGCCTTAAAATAATCAGAATCTAATACTTTTTGGGGATTCTTTTTAATTGCTACATCAATTGCCATTTTTTGACGATCAGACAGAGTATCTTTTGCTGTTAGTAATTTCTTTGCCATTTTTACAATATGACCATACAACACTCTTAGGAATTACATAGTTTTTCCTACCCACAAAAGATTTACCAGAGCTTATTCGTGTACCTTTAAATTGGTTGAGGTTCTTAGAATAAATAATACCAATGATTAAGATATTGATCATCTTAGTGTAGGTGGCCAACAACACATCGTAACCCATCATTCCAATATCTAAAGAGCTTGAAAGATACCTATTCATGTTGCTTGGCA
Above is a genomic segment from Candidatus Glassbacteria bacterium containing:
- a CDS encoding DUF4962 domain-containing protein: MTKQISYFLLILLVFCVLATPSLAGIRSDHPRIFVNTDPAYYNCVDSLRLRVWQQPWRTEYEKLRMWRNSFSDVPRGRKPANVLPSFAIRWLIDPTETAAADTALAMMLALEDNDGQAWNLSVVSIAYDWLYGYPAFSAEDRQSVRERMERWTREVIHQLKTDDDVFNNHTWYHLRSVYLAALALYGESEEAVAWLEFAGRYWENKLSGAVKLFDGGWHEGLSYSSRASYNNLGMWLAALQSATSPREWPFARLRQQGGDWLNKFTRFYAAQVYPDGTLARYGDIPEFILGGGWDNSRLFMIVAREYRSGLAAWIVQNAARPGQELLPLHVWYYLLWYDPAVTPVPPAETTGRSVRLNPGTYDLFFMRSGWDKDATVVSFHAGDWFGSHNHLDAGHFSIFRRQWLALDAGAYAPMNGSHFVNFAHRTLAHNSLLIYDPEERFQVPHGEGVTVINDGGQREIVSLGGRSTQNNFDVGVWRSNRLGGAHFERSTVLHWYAGDSIDFIAADITLAYNSDIFSAYGRDFRNRPKVEKVVRSLVYVRPSTVIVYDRVTTKDPSFTKTWTLNTAHQPYLGELGTFLVENGNSRLAGRTFLPPDPDREIWGSHAQPFRFLGVDMHPGLDLWNYPEVEPGGWVLRISQTEQNTYGEFLHVLVAGDNDRTSQDLLAGWAIIDGRGLRGLRNGGLVLAFLDDTELSPRLLLPPETEPASKVYLLGVPEGVTYQLSVGERTIEGVRALNGVVAVEADGGVVVELKP